A section of the Corvus moneduloides isolate bCorMon1 chromosome 29, bCorMon1.pri, whole genome shotgun sequence genome encodes:
- the ARNT gene encoding aryl hydrocarbon receptor nuclear translocator isoform X5, with protein MAATAASAEMASDVSSLGAAVGSGNSGSGAQAGGAVAQRPSKRRPGLDFDDDGEGNSKFLRCDDDPMPNDKERFARSDDEQSSADKERLARENHSEIERRRRNKMTAYITELSDMVPTCSALARKPDKLTILRMAVSHMKSLRGTGNTSTDGTYKPSFLTDQELKHLILEAADGFLFIVSCETGRVVYVSDSVTPVLNQPQSEWFGSTLYEQVHPDDVGKLREQLSTSENALTEGTKPWCLSTKDAAAPPENASKGTTGDTRVLPVPSRILDLKTGTVKKEGQQSMRMCMGSRRSFICRMRCGNSSVDPVAVNRLSFMRNRCRNGLGAAKDGEPHYVVVHCTGYIKAWPPAGVSLPDDDPDAGQGSKFCLVAIGRLQVTSSPNCTDMNNVCQPTEFISRHNTEGIFTFIDHRCVATVGYQPQELLGKDIVDFCHPEDQQLLRDSFQQVVKLKGQVLSVMFRFRSKNREWLWMRTSSFTFQNPYSDEIEYIICTNTNVKNSSQESRPALANSMPRPQLGQSVSLPLDMGTAPLPSRQQQPPQAELEVGPGRESLAGYEHSQVPVQPVSAAGPEHSKPLEKAESLFSQERDPRFGEIFPTISTDQSKAIPASTVPANPPLFAQGNTFTAARPAENFRSSSMVPPVNIIQQQPLPAGRILSQISRHSTPAQVSGTTWAPGTRPVFTPQQVASQTVKTRPPSFGMGTFQGTPSSFSSMTAPGSTASPTTAPYPALASRGTGFTATEAAQTPAPFQPRAADAVGMWPQWQGQHHGPASGEQHVQQPQPSQPEVFPDMLTMLGDQGPNYNNEEFPELNIFPSFSE; from the exons ATggccgccaccgccgccagcgCGG AAATGGCATCCGATGTTTCCTCGCTGGGTGCAGCCGTCGGCTCCGGGAACTCCGGATCGGgagcccaggctggaggagcCGTCGCTCAGAGGCCCAGCAAGAGACGGCCTGG gcTCGATTTTGATGATGATGGAGAAGGGAACAGTAAATTCCTCAG ATGTGATGATGACCCGATGCCAAACGACAAAGAGAGATTTGCCAG gtcTGATGATGAGCAGAGTTCAGCGGATAAGGAGAGACTTGCCAG GGAGAACCACAGCGAGATCGagcggaggaggaggaacaagaTGACCGCCTACATCACGGAGCTGTCGGACATGGTGCCCACGTGCAGCGCCCTGGCCCGCAAGCCGGACAAGCTGACCATCCTGCGCATGGCCGTGTCCCACATGAAGTCCCTGCGTGGCACCGGCAACACCTCCACGGACGGCACCTACAAACCCTCCTTTCTCACCGACCAG GAACTCAAACACCTGATCCTGGAGGCAGCTGATGGCTTCCTGTTCATCGTGTCCTGCGAGACGGGGCGCGTGGTCTACGTGTCCGACTCGGTGACGCCGGTGCTGAACCAGCCGCAGTCCGAGTGGTTCGGCAGCACCTTGTACGAGCAGGTGCACCCCGACGACGTGGGCAAGCTGCGGGAGCAGCTCTCCACCTCCGAGAACGCCCTCACAG AGGGAACCAAGCCCTGGTGCCTTTCTACCAAGGATGCTGCAGCCCCCCCTGAGAATGCATCTAAAGGTACCACCGGTGACACTCGTGTCCTGCCAGTTCCCA gtCGTATCCTCGATTTGAAGACGGGGACTGTGAAGAAGGAAGGGCAGCAGTCCATGAGGATGTGCATGGGCTCCCGGAGATCTTTCATCTGCCGAATGAG GTGTGGCAACAGCTCCGTGGATCCGGTCGCTGTCAATCGTCTCAGCTTCATGAGGAATCGCTGCAG GAATGGTTTAGGTGCAGCCAAGGATGGAGAACCTCACTACGTCGTCGTGCACTGCACGGGCTACATCAAAGCCTGGCCCCCAGCAG GTGTTTCCCTGCCTGACGATGACCCCGACGCCGGCCAGGGCAGCAAGTTCTGCCTCGTGGCCATTGGCAGGCTCCAG GTGACCAGCTCTCCCAACTGCACAGACATGAACAATGTCTGCCAGCCCACAGAATTCATCTCCCGACACAACACCGAAGGAATTTTCACCTTCATCGACCACCGGTGCGTGGCCACCGTTGGTTACCAGCCCCAG GAACTTTTGGGGAAAGACATCGTGGATTTCTGCCATCCAGAAGACCAGCAGCTTTTACGAGACAGTTTTCAACAG gtgGTGAAGTTAAAAGGCCAGGTTCTGTCAGTCATGTTCCGCTTCCGATCCAAAAACCGGGAATGGCTGTGGATGAGAACCAGCTCGTTCACCTTCCAGAACCCCTACTCGGACGAGATCGAGTACATCATCTGCACCAACACCAACGTCAA GAACTCGAGCCAGGAGTCCCGGCCCGCCCTGGCAAACTCCATGCCAAGGCCTCAGCTGGGGCAGAGCGTCAGCCTTCCCCTGGACATGGGCACGGCCCCACTGCCCTCAAG gcagcagcagccaccccaggcagagctggaagtgGGCCCAGGAAGGGAGAGCTTGGCTGGCTACGAGCACTCACAG GTGCCCGTCCAGCCCGTGAGCGCTGCCGGCCCCGAGCACAGCAAACCCCTGGAGAAGGCCGAGAGCCTCTTCAGCCAGGAGCGGGACCCACGCTTCGGGGAGATCTTCCCCACCATCAGCACAG ATCAGAGCAAAGCCATCCCTGCCAGCACCGTGCCGGCCAACCCGCCCCTCTTCGCCCAGGGAAACACCTTCACTGCTGCACGGCCCGCTGAGAACTTCAG gagcagcagcatggtCCCTCCAGTGAACAtcatccagcagcagcccttgccCGCCGGCCGGATCTTATCGCAGATCTCCCGCCACTCCACCCCAGCTCAGGTCAGCGGGACCACCTGGGCTCCAGGGACACGGCCGGTGTTCACACCCCAG CAAGTGGCATCTCAGACGGTGAAGACCCGCCCGCCTTCCTTTGGCATGGGGACATTCCAGGGCACCCCGTCCTCCTTCAGCTCCATGACAGCGCCGGGATCGACGGCGTCTCCCACCACGGCGCCGTACCCGGCCCTGGCCAGCCGCGGCACAGGTTTCA CAGCCACGGAGGCGGCGCAGACCCCGGCCCCGTTCCAGCCCCGCGCCGCCGACGCCGTGGGAATGTGGCCTCAGTGGCAAGGACAGCACCACGGCCCGGCATCCGGGGAGCAGCAcgtgcagcagccccagcccagccagcctgAGGTCTTCCCA GACATGCTGACCATGCTGGGGGACCAAGGGCCCAACTACAACAACGAAGAATTCCCAGAGTTGAACatattcccttctttttccgAATAA
- the ARNT gene encoding aryl hydrocarbon receptor nuclear translocator isoform X1, with the protein MAATAASAEMASDVSSLGAAVGSGNSGSGAQAGGAVAQRPSKRRPGLDFDDDGEGNSKFLRCDDDPMPNDKERFARSDDEQSSADKERLARENHSEIERRRRNKMTAYITELSDMVPTCSALARKPDKLTILRMAVSHMKSLRGTGNTSTDGTYKPSFLTDQELKHLILEAADGFLFIVSCETGRVVYVSDSVTPVLNQPQSEWFGSTLYEQVHPDDVGKLREQLSTSENALTEGTKPWCLSTKDAAAPPENASKGTTGDTRVLPVPSTLPGATPVLLEGFPVQQHLLFLPFYFFLFLGRILDLKTGTVKKEGQQSMRMCMGSRRSFICRMRCGNSSVDPVAVNRLSFMRNRCRNGLGAAKDGEPHYVVVHCTGYIKAWPPAGVSLPDDDPDAGQGSKFCLVAIGRLQVTSSPNCTDMNNVCQPTEFISRHNTEGIFTFIDHRCVATVGYQPQELLGKDIVDFCHPEDQQLLRDSFQQVVKLKGQVLSVMFRFRSKNREWLWMRTSSFTFQNPYSDEIEYIICTNTNVKNSSQESRPALANSMPRPQLGQSVSLPLDMGTAPLPSRQQQPPQAELEVGPGRESLAGYEHSQVPVQPVSAAGPEHSKPLEKAESLFSQERDPRFGEIFPTISTDQSKAIPASTVPANPPLFAQGNTFTAARPAENFRSSSMVPPVNIIQQQPLPAGRILSQISRHSTPAQVSGTTWAPGTRPVFTPQQVASQTVKTRPPSFGMGTFQGTPSSFSSMTAPGSTASPTTAPYPALASRGTGFTATEAAQTPAPFQPRAADAVGMWPQWQGQHHGPASGEQHVQQPQPSQPEVFPDMLTMLGDQGPNYNNEEFPELNIFPSFSE; encoded by the exons ATggccgccaccgccgccagcgCGG AAATGGCATCCGATGTTTCCTCGCTGGGTGCAGCCGTCGGCTCCGGGAACTCCGGATCGGgagcccaggctggaggagcCGTCGCTCAGAGGCCCAGCAAGAGACGGCCTGG gcTCGATTTTGATGATGATGGAGAAGGGAACAGTAAATTCCTCAG ATGTGATGATGACCCGATGCCAAACGACAAAGAGAGATTTGCCAG gtcTGATGATGAGCAGAGTTCAGCGGATAAGGAGAGACTTGCCAG GGAGAACCACAGCGAGATCGagcggaggaggaggaacaagaTGACCGCCTACATCACGGAGCTGTCGGACATGGTGCCCACGTGCAGCGCCCTGGCCCGCAAGCCGGACAAGCTGACCATCCTGCGCATGGCCGTGTCCCACATGAAGTCCCTGCGTGGCACCGGCAACACCTCCACGGACGGCACCTACAAACCCTCCTTTCTCACCGACCAG GAACTCAAACACCTGATCCTGGAGGCAGCTGATGGCTTCCTGTTCATCGTGTCCTGCGAGACGGGGCGCGTGGTCTACGTGTCCGACTCGGTGACGCCGGTGCTGAACCAGCCGCAGTCCGAGTGGTTCGGCAGCACCTTGTACGAGCAGGTGCACCCCGACGACGTGGGCAAGCTGCGGGAGCAGCTCTCCACCTCCGAGAACGCCCTCACAG AGGGAACCAAGCCCTGGTGCCTTTCTACCAAGGATGCTGCAGCCCCCCCTGAGAATGCATCTAAAGGTACCACCGGTGACACTCGTGTCCTGCCAGTTCCCAGTACGTTACCTGGTGCCACACCTGTCTTGTTGGAAGGATTCCCAGTGCAGcagcatcttctttttcttcctttttatttttttttgtttttaggtCGTATCCTCGATTTGAAGACGGGGACTGTGAAGAAGGAAGGGCAGCAGTCCATGAGGATGTGCATGGGCTCCCGGAGATCTTTCATCTGCCGAATGAG GTGTGGCAACAGCTCCGTGGATCCGGTCGCTGTCAATCGTCTCAGCTTCATGAGGAATCGCTGCAG GAATGGTTTAGGTGCAGCCAAGGATGGAGAACCTCACTACGTCGTCGTGCACTGCACGGGCTACATCAAAGCCTGGCCCCCAGCAG GTGTTTCCCTGCCTGACGATGACCCCGACGCCGGCCAGGGCAGCAAGTTCTGCCTCGTGGCCATTGGCAGGCTCCAG GTGACCAGCTCTCCCAACTGCACAGACATGAACAATGTCTGCCAGCCCACAGAATTCATCTCCCGACACAACACCGAAGGAATTTTCACCTTCATCGACCACCGGTGCGTGGCCACCGTTGGTTACCAGCCCCAG GAACTTTTGGGGAAAGACATCGTGGATTTCTGCCATCCAGAAGACCAGCAGCTTTTACGAGACAGTTTTCAACAG gtgGTGAAGTTAAAAGGCCAGGTTCTGTCAGTCATGTTCCGCTTCCGATCCAAAAACCGGGAATGGCTGTGGATGAGAACCAGCTCGTTCACCTTCCAGAACCCCTACTCGGACGAGATCGAGTACATCATCTGCACCAACACCAACGTCAA GAACTCGAGCCAGGAGTCCCGGCCCGCCCTGGCAAACTCCATGCCAAGGCCTCAGCTGGGGCAGAGCGTCAGCCTTCCCCTGGACATGGGCACGGCCCCACTGCCCTCAAG gcagcagcagccaccccaggcagagctggaagtgGGCCCAGGAAGGGAGAGCTTGGCTGGCTACGAGCACTCACAG GTGCCCGTCCAGCCCGTGAGCGCTGCCGGCCCCGAGCACAGCAAACCCCTGGAGAAGGCCGAGAGCCTCTTCAGCCAGGAGCGGGACCCACGCTTCGGGGAGATCTTCCCCACCATCAGCACAG ATCAGAGCAAAGCCATCCCTGCCAGCACCGTGCCGGCCAACCCGCCCCTCTTCGCCCAGGGAAACACCTTCACTGCTGCACGGCCCGCTGAGAACTTCAG gagcagcagcatggtCCCTCCAGTGAACAtcatccagcagcagcccttgccCGCCGGCCGGATCTTATCGCAGATCTCCCGCCACTCCACCCCAGCTCAGGTCAGCGGGACCACCTGGGCTCCAGGGACACGGCCGGTGTTCACACCCCAG CAAGTGGCATCTCAGACGGTGAAGACCCGCCCGCCTTCCTTTGGCATGGGGACATTCCAGGGCACCCCGTCCTCCTTCAGCTCCATGACAGCGCCGGGATCGACGGCGTCTCCCACCACGGCGCCGTACCCGGCCCTGGCCAGCCGCGGCACAGGTTTCA CAGCCACGGAGGCGGCGCAGACCCCGGCCCCGTTCCAGCCCCGCGCCGCCGACGCCGTGGGAATGTGGCCTCAGTGGCAAGGACAGCACCACGGCCCGGCATCCGGGGAGCAGCAcgtgcagcagccccagcccagccagcctgAGGTCTTCCCA GACATGCTGACCATGCTGGGGGACCAAGGGCCCAACTACAACAACGAAGAATTCCCAGAGTTGAACatattcccttctttttccgAATAA
- the ARNT gene encoding aryl hydrocarbon receptor nuclear translocator isoform X4: MAATAASAEMASDVSSLGAAVGSGNSGSGAQAGGAVAQRPSKRRPGLDFDDDGEGNSKFLRCDDDPMPNDKERFARSDDEQSSADKERLARENHSEIERRRRNKMTAYITELSDMVPTCSALARKPDKLTILRMAVSHMKSLRGTGNTSTDGTYKPSFLTDQELKHLILEAADGFLFIVSCETGRVVYVSDSVTPVLNQPQSEWFGSTLYEQVHPDDVGKLREQLSTSENALTEGTKPWCLSTKDAAAPPENASKGTTGDTRVLPVPSTLPGATPVLLEGFPVQQHLLFLPFYFFLFLGRILDLKTGTVKKEGQQSMRMCMGSRRSFICRMRCGNSSVDPVAVNRLSFMRNRCRNGLGAAKDGEPHYVVVHCTGYIKAWPPAGVSLPDDDPDAGQGSKFCLVAIGRLQVTSSPNCTDMNNVCQPTEFISRHNTEGIFTFIDHRCVATVGYQPQELLGKDIVDFCHPEDQQLLRDSFQQVVKLKGQVLSVMFRFRSKNREWLWMRTSSFTFQNPYSDEIEYIICTNTNVKNSSQESRPALANSMPRPQLGQSVSLPLDMGTAPLPSRQQQPPQAELEVGPGRESLAGYEHSQVPVQPVSAAGPEHSKPLEKAESLFSQERDPRFGEIFPTISTDQSKAIPASTVPANPPLFAQGNTFTAARPAENFRSSSMVPPVNIIQQQPLPAGRILSQISRHSTPAQQVASQTVKTRPPSFGMGTFQGTPSSFSSMTAPGSTASPTTAPYPALASRGTGFTATEAAQTPAPFQPRAADAVGMWPQWQGQHHGPASGEQHVQQPQPSQPEVFPDMLTMLGDQGPNYNNEEFPELNIFPSFSE, translated from the exons ATggccgccaccgccgccagcgCGG AAATGGCATCCGATGTTTCCTCGCTGGGTGCAGCCGTCGGCTCCGGGAACTCCGGATCGGgagcccaggctggaggagcCGTCGCTCAGAGGCCCAGCAAGAGACGGCCTGG gcTCGATTTTGATGATGATGGAGAAGGGAACAGTAAATTCCTCAG ATGTGATGATGACCCGATGCCAAACGACAAAGAGAGATTTGCCAG gtcTGATGATGAGCAGAGTTCAGCGGATAAGGAGAGACTTGCCAG GGAGAACCACAGCGAGATCGagcggaggaggaggaacaagaTGACCGCCTACATCACGGAGCTGTCGGACATGGTGCCCACGTGCAGCGCCCTGGCCCGCAAGCCGGACAAGCTGACCATCCTGCGCATGGCCGTGTCCCACATGAAGTCCCTGCGTGGCACCGGCAACACCTCCACGGACGGCACCTACAAACCCTCCTTTCTCACCGACCAG GAACTCAAACACCTGATCCTGGAGGCAGCTGATGGCTTCCTGTTCATCGTGTCCTGCGAGACGGGGCGCGTGGTCTACGTGTCCGACTCGGTGACGCCGGTGCTGAACCAGCCGCAGTCCGAGTGGTTCGGCAGCACCTTGTACGAGCAGGTGCACCCCGACGACGTGGGCAAGCTGCGGGAGCAGCTCTCCACCTCCGAGAACGCCCTCACAG AGGGAACCAAGCCCTGGTGCCTTTCTACCAAGGATGCTGCAGCCCCCCCTGAGAATGCATCTAAAGGTACCACCGGTGACACTCGTGTCCTGCCAGTTCCCAGTACGTTACCTGGTGCCACACCTGTCTTGTTGGAAGGATTCCCAGTGCAGcagcatcttctttttcttcctttttatttttttttgtttttaggtCGTATCCTCGATTTGAAGACGGGGACTGTGAAGAAGGAAGGGCAGCAGTCCATGAGGATGTGCATGGGCTCCCGGAGATCTTTCATCTGCCGAATGAG GTGTGGCAACAGCTCCGTGGATCCGGTCGCTGTCAATCGTCTCAGCTTCATGAGGAATCGCTGCAG GAATGGTTTAGGTGCAGCCAAGGATGGAGAACCTCACTACGTCGTCGTGCACTGCACGGGCTACATCAAAGCCTGGCCCCCAGCAG GTGTTTCCCTGCCTGACGATGACCCCGACGCCGGCCAGGGCAGCAAGTTCTGCCTCGTGGCCATTGGCAGGCTCCAG GTGACCAGCTCTCCCAACTGCACAGACATGAACAATGTCTGCCAGCCCACAGAATTCATCTCCCGACACAACACCGAAGGAATTTTCACCTTCATCGACCACCGGTGCGTGGCCACCGTTGGTTACCAGCCCCAG GAACTTTTGGGGAAAGACATCGTGGATTTCTGCCATCCAGAAGACCAGCAGCTTTTACGAGACAGTTTTCAACAG gtgGTGAAGTTAAAAGGCCAGGTTCTGTCAGTCATGTTCCGCTTCCGATCCAAAAACCGGGAATGGCTGTGGATGAGAACCAGCTCGTTCACCTTCCAGAACCCCTACTCGGACGAGATCGAGTACATCATCTGCACCAACACCAACGTCAA GAACTCGAGCCAGGAGTCCCGGCCCGCCCTGGCAAACTCCATGCCAAGGCCTCAGCTGGGGCAGAGCGTCAGCCTTCCCCTGGACATGGGCACGGCCCCACTGCCCTCAAG gcagcagcagccaccccaggcagagctggaagtgGGCCCAGGAAGGGAGAGCTTGGCTGGCTACGAGCACTCACAG GTGCCCGTCCAGCCCGTGAGCGCTGCCGGCCCCGAGCACAGCAAACCCCTGGAGAAGGCCGAGAGCCTCTTCAGCCAGGAGCGGGACCCACGCTTCGGGGAGATCTTCCCCACCATCAGCACAG ATCAGAGCAAAGCCATCCCTGCCAGCACCGTGCCGGCCAACCCGCCCCTCTTCGCCCAGGGAAACACCTTCACTGCTGCACGGCCCGCTGAGAACTTCAG gagcagcagcatggtCCCTCCAGTGAACAtcatccagcagcagcccttgccCGCCGGCCGGATCTTATCGCAGATCTCCCGCCACTCCACCCCAGCTCAG CAAGTGGCATCTCAGACGGTGAAGACCCGCCCGCCTTCCTTTGGCATGGGGACATTCCAGGGCACCCCGTCCTCCTTCAGCTCCATGACAGCGCCGGGATCGACGGCGTCTCCCACCACGGCGCCGTACCCGGCCCTGGCCAGCCGCGGCACAGGTTTCA CAGCCACGGAGGCGGCGCAGACCCCGGCCCCGTTCCAGCCCCGCGCCGCCGACGCCGTGGGAATGTGGCCTCAGTGGCAAGGACAGCACCACGGCCCGGCATCCGGGGAGCAGCAcgtgcagcagccccagcccagccagcctgAGGTCTTCCCA GACATGCTGACCATGCTGGGGGACCAAGGGCCCAACTACAACAACGAAGAATTCCCAGAGTTGAACatattcccttctttttccgAATAA